One Candidatus Lokiarchaeota archaeon genomic window, ATATCGAGACTAAGAGCAACACCCCCCAAATGTTTAGTTTCTCTGTTTTCTCGTGGGCCCATGATTATCTCGCCCAGATCCATGATGCTGAAATCCGGTTCAAAGACAAGAAGCAGATCCAAGAGAACATCAGATAGCTGTTCATGATACACAGATTTGTCTTTTTCAGGTAACAAACCAAAGAGGTTCTTGATGGCGCCGCTATAAGTAGAAACTTCAGGCTCAATCTTTGGTACTGCTAGATTAATCATGAAGGTATTCCCAGATAGTAATCGAGGCATTTCTTTCTGTTCAAAGAAGTTTCCAGGCATATCGACTGGAGCCAATTCGGCCTCGGAGAGATTAACAAGATTCACCCGGCTGGACTCGAGTTTGTCATATCCGCTTTCCGAAAAAGCCTCCCACGCGCTTCTAACTGGGTTATCGCTTTCCAGTATGTAAATAGGAGCAACTTGTTCAAAAGAATAGACGATTGCCTCAAGCAGCTCAAGCGAAGTGTTGCCGGGTAAATCAGGATTGTATACTGAGGGTTTTATCAAAATCCGTTCCAACGGTCTCTGAAAGGGAAGAGGCTCAGAAAGCTTGGAAAGAGCTTTGTTCAATGTCTCTCGAGGATTTCTACGAACAGCGATAGCCACATGTGACCCGGAAATCATACCTCGATTAGGCCCAGAAGAACCCTTTAAGTTCATGTTTTCATAGAGAAGAATCGTTATGACCTTAAGTG contains:
- a CDS encoding DUF362 domain-containing protein, which codes for MNLKGSSGPNRGMISGSHVAIAVRRNPRETLNKALSKLSEPLPFQRPLERILIKPSVYNPDLPGNTSLELLEAIVYSFEQVAPIYILESDNPVRSAWEAFSESGYDKLESSRVNLVNLSEAELAPVDMPGNFFEQKEMPRLLSGNTFMINLAVPKIEPEVSTYSGAIKNLFGLLPEKDKSVYHEQLSDVLLDLLLVFEPDFSIMDLGEIIMGPRENRETKHLGGVALSLDIVGLDAFCAGLYGFDPLGVDYILRAYHEGIGEGMLDRIQVLGTEYQKEQLMTAFSKFL